One Rhodothermales bacterium genomic window carries:
- a CDS encoding cytochrome c, producing the protein MKPLALVTTAFVVLAVSAFTLSDGASNQTAEPAFATVAHDGQEIYLTRCTSCHQMSGEGVPGVFPPLKESPFVTGDKGRLIRVLLNGLSGEVEVNGVTYSGMMPPWGSFLDDQQVADVLTYIRSNFGNSAEAVTAAEVAAVRAVVKDRKDTWTVEQLEAEGNHGIPGGD; encoded by the coding sequence ATGAAGCCACTGGCGCTTGTAACCACCGCCTTCGTCGTGCTGGCCGTCTCCGCGTTCACCCTGTCCGATGGGGCATCGAACCAGACGGCCGAGCCGGCTTTTGCGACCGTCGCGCACGACGGTCAGGAGATCTATCTCACCCGCTGCACGTCCTGCCATCAGATGAGCGGGGAGGGCGTACCCGGCGTATTCCCGCCCCTGAAGGAATCCCCGTTCGTCACCGGCGACAAGGGGCGCCTCATCCGCGTGCTTCTCAACGGGCTGAGCGGTGAGGTGGAAGTCAATGGCGTCACCTATAGCGGGATGATGCCGCCCTGGGGCTCGTTCCTCGACGATCAGCAGGTGGCCGACGTCCTCACGTACATCCGTTCCAACTTCGGCAACTCCGCCGAGGCCGTCACGGCCGCCGAAGTGGCCGCCGTACGGGCGGTCGTGAAAGACCGGAAAGATACCTGGACGGTCGAGCAGCTCGAAGCGGAGGGCAACCACGGCATCCCGGGTGGCGACTGA
- a CDS encoding MFS transporter — protein sequence MNVLLTSRLSLMMFAQYFIWGAWAPTLGNYMGTIGMGESINWAYSLGPLSAIIAPFFLGMVADRFFDSEKVLGVMCLLAGVAMMAMPSYAGTPLFLPLLFLHAICYFPTLGLTATLAFHHMTNQEKEFPVVRVFGTIGWIVAGVVIGKVLQADATPLPLYIGGAASIFLGVYSFTLPLTPPPSAGQKTSWKQILGVDALRALKTRSFVIFLIAAMLIFIAFGTYFPYAPVYFKALHDNLNLTHFQNPSFEMSFGQASEIVFMLLIPFFFARLGVKWMLMLGMLAWVARFTVFSAAALSGTFWLVMIGILIHGVCYDFFFVTGQIYIDKKTSPEIRGQVQGLLVLLTQGVGFFLGTQISGAFVNTYGAGGTLALPDWRLFWGLFAGATLLFSIAFFMLFDEKAEQADGEAVPQRA from the coding sequence ATGAACGTACTATTGACCTCGCGCCTCAGCCTGATGATGTTCGCGCAGTATTTCATCTGGGGCGCGTGGGCGCCGACGCTCGGGAATTACATGGGCACGATCGGCATGGGCGAGTCGATCAACTGGGCGTATTCCCTGGGGCCGCTCTCGGCGATCATCGCGCCGTTTTTCCTCGGCATGGTGGCGGATCGGTTTTTCGATTCGGAGAAGGTGCTCGGCGTCATGTGCCTGCTCGCCGGCGTGGCCATGATGGCGATGCCGAGTTACGCCGGCACGCCGCTGTTCCTCCCGCTGCTGTTCCTCCATGCGATCTGCTACTTCCCGACGCTGGGCCTCACTGCGACGCTGGCGTTTCACCACATGACCAACCAGGAAAAGGAGTTCCCCGTCGTGCGCGTCTTCGGCACGATCGGGTGGATCGTCGCCGGCGTGGTGATCGGCAAGGTGCTGCAGGCCGACGCCACACCGCTCCCGCTCTACATCGGCGGGGCCGCGTCGATCTTTCTCGGCGTCTACAGTTTCACGCTGCCGCTGACGCCTCCGCCGTCCGCCGGCCAGAAGACGTCCTGGAAGCAGATTCTGGGGGTTGATGCCCTGCGCGCCCTCAAAACGCGCTCGTTCGTCATCTTCCTGATCGCGGCGATGCTCATCTTCATCGCCTTCGGCACCTACTTCCCCTACGCGCCGGTCTACTTCAAGGCCTTGCACGACAACCTCAACCTGACTCATTTCCAGAATCCGAGTTTCGAGATGTCGTTCGGACAGGCGTCGGAGATCGTCTTCATGCTGCTCATCCCGTTTTTCTTCGCCCGTCTCGGCGTCAAGTGGATGCTCATGCTGGGGATGCTCGCCTGGGTGGCCCGGTTTACGGTCTTCTCCGCCGCGGCGCTCAGCGGCACCTTCTGGCTCGTCATGATCGGCATCCTGATCCACGGGGTGTGCTACGACTTCTTCTTCGTCACCGGGCAGATCTACATCGACAAAAAGACGTCCCCGGAGATCCGCGGACAGGTGCAGGGGCTGCTGGTGCTGTTGACCCAGGGCGTCGGATTTTTTCTCGGCACGCAGATCTCCGGCGCGTTCGTGAACACGTACGGCGCGGGTGGGACACTGGCGCTGCCGGACTGGCGGCTGTTCTGGGGCCTCTTCGCCGGCGCGACGCTGCTTTTTTCGATCGCCTTTTTTATGCTGTTCGACGAAAAAGCCGAGCAGGCGGACGGCGAGGCCGTCCCGCAGCGCGCCTGA
- a CDS encoding PQQ-dependent sugar dehydrogenase gives MILIRLPLLLLLLLTSFKCVSAQEMLEPAFPNLSFRRPVDLQAPPDATDRLFVVEQPGVIRVFANDRGVSASTVFLDIEDRVNDRGNEEGLLGLAFHPDYAENGWFYVYYSADNPRRSVIARYRVDPADPNQALVDSESIVMTVNQPFGNHNGGQIVFGPDGYLYIGLGDGGSANDPMGNGQNRASLLGSILRIDVDAPSAGRAYGIPADNPYAGNDQGFDEEIYAYGLRNPWRFSFDSETGLLWAGDVGQNRYEEVDVIVKGGNYGWNVMEATHCFRPESGCDTEGLTPPVWEYGRGDGGSITGGYVYRGAELPDLFGKYIFADFSSGRIWALTLDGARATERVELLNSNLNIAAFGVDRAQNLYLCAFDGSIYRLRMPE, from the coding sequence ATGATCCTGATTCGGCTTCCGCTCCTGCTCCTGCTCCTCCTCACCTCCTTCAAGTGCGTTTCCGCCCAGGAGATGCTGGAGCCGGCGTTCCCCAACCTCTCGTTCCGCCGGCCGGTCGACCTCCAGGCGCCTCCGGACGCCACGGATCGCCTTTTCGTCGTCGAACAGCCCGGTGTCATCCGGGTGTTTGCGAACGACCGGGGCGTGTCCGCGTCCACCGTATTTCTCGACATCGAGGACCGCGTGAACGACCGCGGCAACGAGGAAGGCCTGCTCGGACTGGCCTTTCACCCCGATTACGCCGAAAACGGGTGGTTTTACGTCTATTACTCGGCCGACAACCCGCGCCGCTCGGTGATCGCGCGTTACCGGGTCGACCCCGCCGACCCGAACCAGGCGCTGGTTGACAGCGAATCCATCGTGATGACGGTGAACCAGCCCTTCGGCAACCACAATGGCGGGCAGATCGTGTTCGGTCCCGACGGCTACCTCTACATCGGGCTCGGCGACGGCGGGTCGGCGAACGACCCGATGGGCAACGGCCAGAACCGCGCGTCGCTGCTCGGCTCGATCCTCCGTATCGATGTGGATGCGCCCTCGGCCGGCCGGGCCTACGGCATTCCGGCGGATAATCCGTACGCGGGCAACGACCAGGGTTTCGACGAGGAAATTTATGCGTACGGGCTGCGCAACCCCTGGCGGTTCAGCTTCGATAGCGAAACCGGTCTGCTCTGGGCCGGCGATGTGGGCCAGAACCGCTACGAGGAAGTGGACGTCATCGTCAAAGGGGGCAATTACGGCTGGAATGTGATGGAGGCCACGCACTGCTTCAGGCCGGAGAGCGGGTGCGACACCGAGGGCCTCACCCCGCCGGTATGGGAGTACGGCCGGGGCGATGGCGGATCAATCACCGGAGGCTATGTGTACCGCGGCGCCGAGCTGCCCGACCTCTTCGGCAAATACATCTTCGCCGATTTCAGCTCCGGCCGCATCTGGGCGCTCACGCTGGACGGGGCTCGCGCCACCGAACGGGTAGAATTGCTGAATTCTAATTTGAACATCGCCGCCTTTGGTGTCGACAGGGCACAAAACCTGTATCTTTGCGCTTTCGATGGGTCTATCTACCGGCTTCGCATGCCGGAATAG
- the nagB gene encoding glucosamine-6-phosphate deaminase, with protein sequence MPATREAGTQLERVPVRIFEGPDELAEEVARYIAQLIRARQAAGEKLVLGLPTGSTPIGVYQALIRAHRHDGLDFSQVVTFNLDEYYPMAPDQLQSYHRFMKENFFNHINIPADQIHIPKGDIARSEIEAYCYGYEQAIEKAGGIDLLLLGIGRSGHIGFNEPGSGIKTRTRLITLDEITKKDAASDFFGDEFVPREALTMGVGTILSAREIILLATGEHKAGIIRKAVEEVPNSNITASYLQEHDHVSIYLDEPAASELTRIKTPWLVREVEWTPLLTKRAVIWLSERVGKAILRLESADFFKNNLHSLVYAHKNVDTLCRSVFEDLRRRIVYQDYLFRNKRVICFSPHPDDDVISMGGMLDKVVANDNDVTVAYMTNGSVAVFDADVRRYLRFLEMSLAVFEFDAKTRSAFDQQTKRILEFLERKESGEIDLEEVQRIKAYIRYAEAIAGIEVLGLNASHARFLDMPFYKTGTVRKAPVGEADVQVVLNLLNEVKPHHIFVAGDLSDPHGTHRMCYVAIREALLRYRKARGILDPDELEATTEAIQHAPSEDQCPLVWLYRGAWQEWEIHRVDVFIPMSKADLDRKIEAVFKHESQKDRAMFPGAYDTREFWERARDRNRATAEALNRLGLPEFYVSEAFVTSYGM encoded by the coding sequence TTGCCGGCCACCCGTGAGGCCGGCACGCAACTCGAACGGGTACCCGTCCGGATCTTCGAGGGGCCCGACGAACTGGCCGAGGAAGTCGCCCGGTATATCGCGCAGCTCATCCGCGCCCGCCAGGCCGCCGGCGAAAAACTCGTGCTCGGCCTGCCTACCGGCTCGACCCCGATCGGCGTCTACCAGGCGCTCATCCGCGCCCACCGGCACGACGGGCTCGACTTCAGCCAGGTCGTGACGTTCAACCTGGACGAATATTACCCCATGGCGCCGGATCAGCTGCAGAGCTACCACCGGTTCATGAAGGAGAACTTCTTCAACCACATCAACATCCCGGCAGACCAGATCCACATCCCCAAGGGCGATATCGCCCGGTCGGAGATCGAAGCCTATTGCTACGGCTACGAGCAGGCGATCGAGAAGGCCGGCGGCATTGACCTGCTGCTGCTGGGCATCGGCCGCAGCGGGCACATCGGGTTCAACGAACCGGGTTCGGGCATCAAGACCCGGACGCGCCTCATCACGCTCGACGAGATCACCAAGAAGGACGCGGCCAGCGACTTTTTCGGCGACGAATTTGTGCCCCGCGAAGCGCTTACGATGGGCGTGGGCACCATCCTGTCCGCACGCGAGATCATCCTGCTGGCGACCGGCGAGCACAAAGCCGGCATCATCCGCAAGGCCGTCGAGGAGGTCCCCAACTCGAACATCACCGCGTCGTACCTGCAGGAGCACGATCACGTCTCGATTTATCTGGACGAGCCCGCGGCGAGCGAACTGACGCGCATCAAGACCCCCTGGCTGGTCCGTGAGGTCGAATGGACGCCGCTGCTCACGAAGCGGGCGGTGATCTGGCTGTCGGAGCGCGTCGGGAAAGCCATTCTCCGGCTCGAATCGGCGGACTTCTTCAAGAACAACCTGCACAGCCTCGTTTATGCGCACAAGAATGTCGACACCCTCTGCCGGAGCGTGTTCGAGGATCTGCGCCGGCGCATCGTGTACCAGGACTACCTCTTCCGCAACAAGCGCGTCATCTGCTTCAGCCCCCACCCCGACGACGACGTGATCTCGATGGGCGGCATGCTCGACAAGGTGGTTGCGAACGACAACGACGTGACGGTCGCCTACATGACCAACGGGTCCGTGGCCGTATTCGATGCCGACGTCCGCCGCTACCTCCGTTTCCTGGAGATGAGCCTCGCCGTGTTCGAGTTCGATGCGAAGACGCGGAGCGCGTTCGACCAGCAGACGAAGCGCATTCTCGAATTTCTCGAACGCAAGGAGTCGGGCGAAATCGATCTCGAGGAGGTGCAGCGCATCAAGGCGTACATCCGCTACGCCGAAGCCATCGCCGGCATCGAGGTGCTCGGCCTCAACGCCTCGCACGCGCGCTTCCTGGATATGCCGTTCTACAAAACCGGCACCGTGCGCAAGGCCCCGGTCGGCGAGGCCGACGTACAGGTGGTGCTCAACCTGCTCAACGAGGTGAAGCCACACCATATTTTTGTCGCCGGCGACCTGTCCGATCCCCACGGCACCCATCGCATGTGTTATGTCGCCATCCGCGAGGCGCTCCTCCGCTACCGCAAGGCCCGCGGCATCCTCGACCCCGACGAGCTCGAAGCGACCACGGAGGCCATCCAGCACGCACCCTCCGAGGACCAGTGCCCGCTCGTCTGGCTCTACCGGGGCGCCTGGCAGGAGTGGGAAATCCATCGGGTGGATGTGTTCATTCCGATGTCCAAAGCCGACCTCGACCGCAAGATCGAGGCGGTTTTCAAACACGAGAGCCAGAAAGACCGCGCGATGTTTCCGGGGGCTTACGACACGCGCGAGTTCTGGGAACGCGCCCGAGACCGCAACCGAGCCACGGCCGAAGCCCTGAACCGCCTCGGGCTGCCCGAATTCTACGTCTCCGAAGCCTTCGTGACCTCCTACGGGATGTAG